One window of the Mycobacterium sp. SVM_VP21 genome contains the following:
- a CDS encoding acetoacetate decarboxylase family protein, which produces MPSTQQDTVEVDLGGHLVSVPKGGLYDRYRMNTDLDDVAADPRVSSVDFFRQLPKARVESPIGPTLTPNFYYRISTARLVMLARTKTIRRQLPKELAPLEIGPGLGLISVMFFRYDVCDIDFYTEAAIGIAVRPARHGRLGFVDLLAGLGNDHLHSYVLSLPVSTDIAQVRGHVGYGFPKWVTGLDVDIDGHQTTARVANEAGETDLALSVATPAQTRSRTGERVSTLTSYTTIHGAWHSTLSQTNMLSVGTERFPRNLDLRIGQGRLADDLRSLRPIRTVQLDVACEAQLALHMPVPTSVRS; this is translated from the coding sequence ATGCCATCGACCCAGCAGGACACCGTCGAGGTCGATCTGGGTGGACATCTGGTCTCGGTCCCCAAAGGTGGCCTCTACGACCGGTATCGGATGAACACCGATCTCGACGATGTTGCCGCCGATCCGCGGGTGAGCAGCGTCGACTTCTTCCGGCAGTTGCCCAAAGCTCGTGTCGAGTCACCGATCGGACCGACGCTCACCCCAAACTTCTACTACCGGATCAGCACCGCGCGGCTCGTCATGCTGGCCAGAACCAAGACCATCCGTCGCCAACTGCCAAAAGAGTTGGCGCCGTTAGAGATCGGGCCGGGACTGGGGTTGATCTCGGTGATGTTCTTCCGCTACGACGTGTGCGACATCGACTTCTACACCGAGGCCGCCATCGGAATCGCGGTGCGACCCGCACGGCACGGCCGGCTCGGATTCGTAGACCTGCTGGCCGGGCTGGGCAACGACCATCTCCACTCCTATGTCCTGTCGCTGCCGGTCAGCACCGATATCGCTCAGGTGCGCGGTCATGTCGGTTACGGGTTCCCCAAATGGGTCACCGGGCTCGACGTCGACATCGACGGTCACCAGACCACCGCTCGGGTGGCCAACGAGGCCGGCGAGACAGACCTGGCGTTATCGGTGGCCACTCCCGCCCAGACCCGATCCCGGACGGGTGAACGAGTCTCCACACTCACCTCGTATACGACGATCCACGGCGCCTGGCACTCCACCTTGAGCCAGACCAACATGCTCTCGGTCGGTACCGAACGCTTCCCGCGCAATCTCGACCTGCGGATCGGTCAGGGGCGGCTGGCCGACGACTTGCGATCGCTCAGACCGATTCGGACCGTTCAACTCGACGTCGCGTGTGAAGCTCAACTTGCCTTGCACATGCCCGTTCCCACGTCGGTCCGGAGCTGA
- a CDS encoding MFS transporter has product MQRSIAGTAVGNFMEWYDFGIYGFLATTIAQVFYPSDSSSAVGLIATFGTLAAAFAVRPFGGIVFGALGDRIGRKRVLVMTVTLMAVGTTITGLLPSYEKIGLWAPILLIVTKIMQGFSTGGEYVGAMTYVSEHAPDRSRGALTGYLPLGTLGGYITGAAVVTLLKTQLPVSDMLHWGWRVPFLLGVPLALVTLYMRLRIDESPAFEELEQLSETPDADHSNGWLQFKQTVTGQRNGLLICMGLVLAENVTNYMLTGYLPTYFKQVGRISGSRGLTMIVVALVFMLVAVLPLAKLSDRIGRKPILWTGSALLIVGSVPAFLLIRQGGSYPLRLLGVLLIGVMLLCFYSTTPSTLPALFPTRVRYFAVAIGFNISVSVFGGTTPLVAETLVSGTGNVMLPAYLLMGAGVIGAITVWFTPETAGKRLPGSGPSVATEQEAEAIAEAGLHE; this is encoded by the coding sequence ATGCAGCGCTCGATCGCGGGCACGGCCGTCGGCAACTTCATGGAGTGGTACGACTTCGGGATCTACGGCTTCCTGGCCACCACCATCGCGCAGGTGTTCTACCCCAGTGACAGTTCCAGCGCGGTGGGCCTGATCGCCACCTTCGGCACCCTGGCGGCAGCGTTCGCGGTGCGGCCGTTCGGCGGCATCGTCTTCGGCGCGCTCGGTGACCGCATCGGCCGTAAACGGGTCTTAGTCATGACCGTCACCCTGATGGCGGTCGGTACCACCATCACGGGGCTGCTGCCGTCGTACGAGAAGATCGGCTTGTGGGCCCCGATCCTGCTGATCGTCACCAAGATCATGCAGGGGTTCTCCACCGGCGGCGAATACGTGGGCGCCATGACCTACGTCAGCGAGCATGCCCCAGACCGCAGTCGCGGCGCGCTGACCGGCTATCTGCCGCTGGGCACACTCGGCGGCTACATCACGGGCGCCGCGGTAGTGACCCTGCTCAAAACCCAACTGCCGGTCTCCGACATGCTGCACTGGGGTTGGCGGGTCCCGTTTCTGCTGGGTGTGCCACTGGCCTTGGTGACGCTGTATATGCGGCTGCGCATCGACGAATCACCGGCCTTTGAAGAGCTGGAGCAGCTCAGCGAGACGCCCGACGCCGACCACAGCAACGGGTGGCTGCAGTTCAAGCAGACCGTCACCGGGCAGCGCAACGGCCTGCTGATCTGCATGGGCCTGGTGCTGGCCGAGAACGTCACCAACTACATGCTCACCGGGTATCTGCCGACGTACTTCAAACAGGTCGGTCGCATCAGCGGCAGCCGCGGACTGACGATGATCGTGGTGGCACTGGTGTTCATGCTGGTCGCCGTGTTGCCGCTGGCCAAGTTGTCCGACCGCATCGGTCGCAAGCCGATTCTGTGGACCGGCAGCGCTCTGCTGATCGTGGGGTCTGTTCCCGCCTTCCTGTTGATCCGCCAGGGCGGTAGCTACCCGCTGCGACTGCTCGGCGTGCTGCTCATCGGCGTCATGCTGCTGTGCTTCTACAGCACCACGCCGTCGACGCTGCCCGCGCTGTTTCCCACCAGGGTGCGCTATTTCGCGGTTGCGATCGGATTCAACATCTCGGTCTCGGTGTTCGGCGGCACCACTCCGCTGGTCGCCGAGACGCTGGTGTCAGGCACCGGCAACGTGATGTTGCCGGCCTACCTGCTGATGGGCGCGGGCGTCATCGGCGCAATCACGGTGTGGTTCACGCCGGAGACGGCCGGCAAACGCCTGCCCGGGTCGGGACCGTCGGTGGCCACCGAGCAGGAGGCCGAGGCGATCGCCGAAGCGGGGCTGCACGAATAG
- a CDS encoding single-stranded DNA-binding protein has translation MFETTLTVIGNIVNDPIRRRVGEHELIKFRVASNSRKRAADGSWETGNSLFVTVNCWDRLVTGVGASLSKGLPVVVVGHVFTSEYEDKDGVRRSSVELRATAVGPDLARCAARVEKIIAAGPDNPPVAAGSDDADGPDCVDGESDASDEMAEMAGIALTP, from the coding sequence ATGTTCGAGACAACACTTACCGTGATCGGCAACATCGTCAACGACCCGATTCGGCGCCGGGTGGGCGAGCACGAACTCATCAAGTTCCGGGTCGCCAGCAATTCGCGCAAGCGCGCTGCCGACGGCAGCTGGGAGACCGGTAACTCCCTGTTCGTGACCGTCAACTGCTGGGACAGGTTGGTCACCGGGGTGGGGGCGTCGCTGAGCAAGGGGCTGCCGGTGGTCGTGGTGGGGCATGTCTTCACCAGCGAGTACGAGGACAAAGACGGGGTTCGCCGCTCGTCGGTGGAGCTGCGCGCGACCGCGGTTGGCCCCGATCTGGCGCGGTGCGCGGCTCGGGTGGAGAAGATCATCGCTGCCGGACCGGACAATCCGCCGGTTGCTGCCGGTAGCGACGACGCCGACGGCCCAGATTGCGTGGACGGCGAATCCGACGCCAGCGACGAGATGGCCGAGATGGCTGGGATAGCTCTGACGCCCTGA
- the ettA gene encoding energy-dependent translational throttle protein EttA, producing MAEFIYTMKKVRKAHGDKVILDDVTLNFLPGAKIGVVGPNGAGKSSVLRIMAGLDKANNGDAFLAPGASVGILLQEPHLDETKTVRENVEEGVPIKAKLNRYNEVAELMATDYTDELMEEMGKLQEELDSADAWDIDSQLEQAMDALRCPPADEPVTHLSGGERRRVALCKLLLSKPDLLLLDEPTNHLDAESVLWLEQHLASYPGAILAVTHDRYFLDNVAEWILELDRGRAYPYEGNYSTYLEKKADRLEVQGKKDQKLQKRLKDELAWVRSGAKARQAKNKARLQRYDEMVVEAEKTRKLDFEEIQIPVGPRLGNTVVEVEHLDKGFDSRQLIKDLSFTLPRNGIVGVIGPNGVGKTTLFKTIVGLEEPDSGTVKVGETVKLSYVDQNRAGIDPKKTVWEVVSDGLDYIEVGQTEIPSRAYVSAFGFKGPDQQKPAGVLSGGERNRLNLALTLKQGGNLILLDEPTNDLDVETLGSLENALEQFPGCAVVISHDRWFLDRTCTHILAWEGDDDNEAKWFWFEGNFGAYEENKVQRLGAEAARPHRVTHRRLTRD from the coding sequence ATGGCTGAGTTCATCTACACGATGAAGAAGGTGCGCAAAGCACACGGCGACAAAGTCATCCTCGACGACGTCACGCTGAACTTCCTGCCCGGCGCCAAGATCGGTGTCGTCGGTCCTAACGGTGCTGGTAAGTCCAGCGTCCTGCGGATCATGGCCGGGTTGGACAAGGCGAACAACGGCGATGCGTTCCTCGCGCCGGGCGCCTCCGTCGGCATCCTGTTGCAGGAACCGCATCTGGACGAAACCAAGACCGTCCGGGAGAACGTCGAAGAGGGCGTGCCGATCAAGGCCAAGCTCAATCGGTACAACGAGGTCGCCGAGCTGATGGCCACCGACTACACCGACGAGCTGATGGAAGAGATGGGCAAGCTCCAGGAGGAGCTCGACTCCGCCGACGCCTGGGACATCGACTCGCAGCTCGAACAGGCGATGGACGCACTGCGCTGCCCGCCGGCCGACGAGCCCGTCACTCACCTCTCCGGTGGTGAGCGCCGGCGGGTGGCGCTGTGCAAGCTGCTGCTGAGCAAGCCGGACCTGCTGCTCCTGGACGAGCCGACCAACCACCTCGACGCCGAGAGCGTGCTGTGGCTGGAGCAGCACCTGGCCTCCTACCCGGGCGCCATCCTCGCGGTCACTCACGACCGCTACTTCCTCGACAACGTCGCCGAGTGGATCCTCGAGCTCGACCGGGGCCGCGCCTACCCCTACGAGGGCAACTACTCCACCTACCTGGAGAAGAAGGCCGACCGCCTGGAGGTGCAGGGCAAGAAGGACCAGAAGCTGCAGAAGCGGCTCAAGGACGAACTCGCCTGGGTGCGTTCGGGTGCCAAGGCCCGCCAAGCCAAGAACAAGGCCCGCCTGCAGCGCTACGACGAGATGGTTGTCGAGGCGGAGAAGACCCGCAAGCTCGACTTCGAGGAGATCCAGATCCCGGTCGGCCCGCGGTTGGGCAACACTGTGGTCGAGGTGGAACACCTGGACAAGGGCTTCGACTCCCGCCAGCTGATCAAGGACCTGTCCTTCACGCTGCCGCGCAACGGCATCGTCGGCGTGATCGGCCCCAACGGCGTCGGCAAGACGACCCTGTTCAAGACCATCGTCGGGCTGGAAGAGCCGGACAGCGGCACGGTCAAGGTCGGCGAAACGGTCAAGTTGAGCTACGTCGACCAGAATCGCGCCGGCATCGACCCGAAAAAGACGGTTTGGGAAGTGGTCTCCGACGGCTTGGACTACATCGAGGTCGGGCAGACCGAGATCCCGTCCCGGGCCTACGTCTCGGCGTTCGGGTTCAAAGGCCCCGATCAGCAGAAGCCCGCGGGTGTGCTCTCCGGTGGTGAACGCAACCGGCTGAATCTGGCGTTGACCCTCAAGCAGGGCGGCAACCTGATCCTGCTCGACGAGCCGACCAACGACCTCGATGTCGAAACACTCGGTTCGCTCGAGAACGCCCTCGAACAGTTCCCCGGCTGCGCGGTGGTCATCAGCCACGACCGCTGGTTCCTCGACCGCACCTGCACGCACATCCTGGCGTGGGAGGGTGACGACGACAACGAGGCCAAATGGTTCTGGTTCGAGGGCAACTTCGGTGCCTACGAGGAGAACAAGGTGCAGCGACTCGGTGCCGAAGCGGCGCGTCCGCATCGAGTGACCCACCGCAGGCTCACCCGCGACTAA
- a CDS encoding LppX_LprAFG lipoprotein, which produces MRRLPGVLTVVSVAAALVGGCSSDSPTVPSAASSTVAATTPPTSSTPASTTSPSRTSPKKSTEPLPDAAAILKESSATTAELDSVHLSMAVTGSIENMPVTALDGDVTQQPDPAAKGYAKIAYRGAPAYVAFVVFGGDFYVSQEHGRWVDYGPAAKFYDAASILSPDTGLAGLLTDFIDPEVEGRETIDDVHTVRISGEVSADAAKKIVPQLQATKRTACTVWIDETGDHHLVALKLASGDDDAVAITFSNWNAPVTVGKPRA; this is translated from the coding sequence ATGCGCAGGCTCCCGGGCGTCCTGACCGTGGTCAGCGTCGCCGCTGCCCTGGTCGGCGGTTGCTCATCCGACTCCCCAACGGTCCCGTCGGCTGCGTCGTCAACCGTTGCCGCGACTACGCCACCAACCTCGTCGACGCCCGCATCCACCACGTCGCCGTCGCGCACCTCGCCCAAGAAGTCCACCGAGCCCCTGCCGGACGCCGCGGCGATCCTCAAGGAGTCCAGCGCCACCACCGCCGAACTCGACAGCGTGCATCTGTCGATGGCGGTGACCGGCAGCATCGAGAACATGCCGGTCACAGCGCTCGACGGGGACGTGACCCAGCAGCCCGACCCCGCGGCGAAGGGCTATGCCAAGATCGCCTACCGGGGCGCGCCGGCCTATGTGGCGTTCGTCGTGTTCGGCGGCGACTTCTACGTGTCGCAGGAGCACGGCCGCTGGGTCGACTACGGTCCGGCCGCCAAGTTCTATGACGCGGCGAGCATCCTGAGCCCCGACACCGGGCTGGCCGGCCTGCTGACCGATTTCATCGATCCCGAGGTCGAGGGGCGCGAGACCATCGATGACGTCCACACCGTGCGGATCAGCGGCGAGGTATCAGCCGACGCGGCGAAGAAGATCGTGCCGCAGCTGCAGGCCACCAAACGGACCGCGTGCACGGTTTGGATCGACGAGACCGGCGACCACCACCTGGTTGCGCTGAAGCTGGCCTCCGGCGACGACGACGCCGTGGCGATCACCTTCTCGAACTGGAATGCGCCGGTGACCGTCGGCAAGCCGCGGGCCTAG
- a CDS encoding NADH:flavin oxidoreductase/NADH oxidase family protein, giving the protein MPATIFTPLRLANGSVIENRLVKAAMEENMAVAGQLPDEALFQLYRRWSQGGAGLIITGNVMVHAEALTGPAGVVLDAQAPLEPFRQWAAAARSGGSRVWMQINHPGRQVMANMPGVAWGPSSIRVDIGRNSKRLAEPVEMTAEQIGATVARFAETARRAEQAGFDGVEIHAAHGYLLSQFLSPLSNQRTDQWGGTLANRARLLLDIVRAVRSSVSPAFAVAVKLNSADFQRGGFDADDAATVIGLLAPLGVDVVELSGGSYESPAMTGQVADERTRAREAYFLTLAEELAQSSPLPLMLTGGIVRRSVADEVLAGGIDLVGMGTALAVDPDLPNKWRRGTDAAVELPPVTAKDKAVASAISMARVRYQLRRLGKGKRPRPTVHPFAAYAQEALLRRRALRRYQNWLHARAA; this is encoded by the coding sequence ATGCCCGCCACGATCTTCACACCCCTGCGCCTGGCCAACGGTTCAGTCATCGAGAATCGCCTGGTCAAGGCCGCCATGGAAGAGAACATGGCAGTCGCCGGCCAGCTGCCCGACGAGGCACTCTTCCAGCTGTACCGGCGGTGGAGCCAAGGCGGCGCCGGGCTGATCATCACCGGCAACGTGATGGTGCACGCCGAGGCGCTGACCGGACCGGCGGGCGTCGTACTCGACGCGCAGGCGCCGCTGGAGCCGTTCCGGCAGTGGGCGGCCGCGGCCCGCAGCGGCGGCTCGCGGGTGTGGATGCAGATCAACCATCCGGGCCGCCAAGTGATGGCCAATATGCCCGGTGTCGCATGGGGACCCTCGTCCATCCGGGTGGATATCGGCCGCAACAGCAAGCGGCTGGCCGAGCCCGTCGAGATGACCGCCGAGCAGATCGGCGCCACCGTGGCCCGCTTCGCCGAGACCGCTCGGCGTGCAGAACAGGCCGGGTTCGACGGAGTCGAGATCCACGCCGCCCACGGCTACCTGCTCTCGCAGTTCCTTTCGCCGCTGTCGAACCAGCGCACCGATCAGTGGGGCGGAACATTGGCCAACCGCGCGCGGCTGCTGCTCGACATCGTCCGCGCGGTCCGGTCGTCGGTATCCCCCGCGTTCGCGGTGGCGGTCAAGCTCAACTCGGCCGACTTTCAGCGTGGCGGCTTCGACGCCGACGACGCCGCGACGGTGATCGGGCTGCTGGCGCCCCTGGGGGTAGATGTGGTGGAACTGTCCGGCGGCAGCTACGAAAGCCCCGCCATGACCGGCCAAGTGGCCGATGAGCGGACTCGCGCCCGCGAGGCGTACTTCCTCACCCTCGCCGAGGAACTGGCCCAGTCCAGTCCGCTGCCGCTGATGCTGACCGGCGGCATCGTCCGCCGGTCGGTGGCCGACGAAGTCCTCGCCGGCGGTATCGACCTGGTCGGCATGGGAACCGCGCTGGCCGTCGATCCCGACCTGCCGAACAAGTGGCGTCGCGGAACCGACGCCGCGGTCGAACTCCCCCCGGTCACCGCCAAGGACAAAGCCGTCGCGTCAGCCATCAGCATGGCCCGAGTCCGCTATCAGCTGCGCCGCCTGGGCAAAGGCAAACGGCCCCGACCCACGGTGCATCCCTTCGCCGCCTACGCCCAGGAGGCCCTCTTGCGGCGCCGGGCACTGCGTCGCTACCAGAACTGG